The proteins below come from a single Gimesia alba genomic window:
- a CDS encoding FAD:protein FMN transferase yields the protein MISVKQYQAQLCRAAVLLLLGLTLTACESNPSASVADKFRKQQIEGPTMGTSYHITICTRPDDAIKKQELQQEVDRLLQEINQQMSTYIKTSELSRFNQAEPDQWIEVSPEVVTVVDAGLALSKESDGAFDMTVGPLVNLWHFGPDPGKKRLPAVDKIVAARKKVGYHHIEVQHEPPALKKLIPDVYLDLSAIAKGYAVDMVAELLESHSIENYLVEIGGEMRARGHNERGLPWNVGIEKPVSETRVVQRVVPLSNLSMATSGNYRNFFEVDGVSYSHTIDPRTGQPVKHTLASVTVVGETCMNCDATATCLMVLGPEEGYNWAKERKIAAYFIVKTENGFQERYSPRWHQLLGEENKL from the coding sequence ATGATTTCGGTTAAGCAATACCAGGCTCAGTTGTGTCGAGCAGCAGTCTTATTGCTGCTCGGTTTAACGCTGACTGCGTGTGAATCAAATCCGAGTGCTTCTGTTGCAGACAAGTTTCGTAAACAGCAGATAGAAGGCCCTACGATGGGGACTTCGTATCATATTACGATCTGCACCAGGCCTGATGATGCGATCAAAAAACAAGAACTCCAGCAGGAAGTCGATCGCCTTCTGCAAGAGATCAATCAGCAGATGTCGACGTACATCAAAACGTCGGAGCTCTCACGATTCAATCAGGCCGAGCCAGATCAATGGATCGAAGTATCTCCTGAGGTGGTGACGGTGGTCGATGCCGGTCTCGCTCTCAGTAAGGAGAGTGACGGAGCCTTTGATATGACGGTAGGGCCCTTGGTGAATCTATGGCACTTTGGTCCCGATCCAGGCAAAAAAAGATTACCCGCTGTTGATAAGATAGTAGCGGCTCGGAAGAAGGTGGGTTATCATCACATTGAAGTGCAGCATGAGCCACCTGCGCTGAAGAAGCTGATTCCCGATGTGTATCTGGATTTGTCTGCCATTGCCAAAGGATATGCCGTCGATATGGTGGCGGAGCTGCTTGAGTCTCACTCGATTGAAAACTATCTGGTGGAAATCGGAGGGGAGATGCGGGCACGAGGTCACAATGAGCGAGGGCTGCCCTGGAATGTCGGAATCGAAAAGCCAGTCAGTGAAACGCGGGTTGTCCAAAGAGTCGTGCCGCTTTCCAACCTGTCGATGGCGACATCCGGAAATTACCGCAATTTTTTTGAAGTGGATGGTGTCAGCTATTCGCATACCATTGATCCCCGTACAGGCCAGCCTGTGAAGCATACGCTGGCGTCTGTCACTGTGGTGGGAGAAACTTGCATGAACTGTGACGCGACGGCAACTTGCCTGATGGTATTAGGCCCTGAAGAGGGGTATAATTGGGCGAAGGAGCGGAAGATCGCCGCTTATTTCATTGTGAAAACAGAGAATGGTTTTCAAGAGCGTTATTCCCCACGCTGGCATCAATTATTGGGAGAGGAAAACAAACTATGA
- the nqrF gene encoding NADH:ubiquinone reductase (Na(+)-transporting) subunit F, which produces MIIEILFGVLMFTGIVLALVAIILIAKSKLVASGNVTITVNEQKKIEVPVGGKLLGALAENQIFVSSACGGGGTCAQCEVKVLEGGGDILPTERSHFNNREVKEGCRLSCQVPVKADMDIEVPPEVFETKKWVCKVRSNDNVATFIKELVLELPEGEDVAFKAGGFIQIEAPPHHLKYSEFDIPEEYKEDWDKFNLWRFESKVEEETIRAYSMANYPGEKGIIMLNVRVASPPPRSPEGTPPGKMSSYIFNLKPGDEVTISGPYGEFFIADTDAEMIYIGGGAGMAPLRSHIYELFKERKTDRKVSYWYGARSLREMFYEDEFRAIEEQFPNFKMHIALSDPMPEDNWDGLQGFIHQVLLDEYLSKHPAPEDCEYYICGPPMMLSAVRNMLDDLGVEPENIRYDDFG; this is translated from the coding sequence ATGATTATAGAAATTCTGTTCGGCGTGTTGATGTTCACGGGCATTGTATTAGCCCTGGTCGCCATCATTCTGATTGCAAAGTCGAAACTGGTTGCCTCTGGTAACGTGACGATCACTGTTAACGAACAGAAAAAGATCGAAGTTCCGGTGGGAGGCAAGTTGCTGGGGGCACTCGCCGAAAATCAGATCTTTGTTTCCTCTGCCTGTGGTGGTGGTGGAACCTGTGCTCAATGTGAAGTAAAGGTTCTGGAAGGGGGCGGAGACATTCTGCCTACCGAACGTTCACACTTTAATAACCGTGAGGTCAAAGAGGGTTGCCGCCTGTCTTGTCAGGTACCCGTTAAAGCAGATATGGATATCGAAGTTCCGCCGGAAGTCTTCGAAACCAAAAAGTGGGTCTGTAAAGTCCGGTCGAATGACAACGTGGCGACGTTCATTAAAGAACTGGTGCTGGAGCTTCCTGAAGGGGAAGATGTTGCCTTTAAGGCCGGTGGTTTCATCCAGATCGAAGCCCCCCCGCATCATCTGAAATACAGCGAATTTGATATTCCCGAAGAGTACAAGGAAGACTGGGATAAGTTCAACTTATGGCGTTTTGAATCGAAAGTTGAAGAAGAAACGATTCGCGCCTACTCGATGGCCAACTATCCGGGTGAAAAAGGAATCATCATGCTGAATGTGCGTGTTGCTTCACCGCCACCCCGTTCGCCTGAAGGGACGCCTCCCGGTAAGATGTCTTCCTACATTTTCAATCTAAAACCGGGAGACGAAGTGACGATCTCCGGTCCTTATGGAGAATTCTTTATCGCCGATACCGATGCAGAAATGATCTACATTGGTGGTGGTGCCGGTATGGCTCCGCTACGATCACATATCTACGAATTGTTTAAAGAACGTAAAACCGACCGGAAAGTTTCTTACTGGTATGGTGCTCGCAGCTTGCGGGAAATGTTCTACGAAGATGAGTTTCGGGCAATTGAAGAACAGTTTCCGAATTTCAAAATGCATATCGCCTTGTCGGACCCGATGCCGGAAGATAACTGGGACGGATTGCAAGGTTTCATCCACCAGGTATTACTGGATGAGTATCTAAGTAAGCATCCAGCGCCCGAAGACTGCGAATATTATATTTGTGGTCCGCCAATGATGCTCTCTGCAGTGCGAAACATGTTAGATGATCTGGGTGTAGAACCTGAGAACATCAGGTACGATGATTTCGGTTAA
- the nqrE gene encoding NADH:ubiquinone reductase (Na(+)-transporting) subunit E: MFEHYLSLFIKCLFVENLALAFFLGMCTFLAVSKNVKTAFGLGIAVVVIQTITVPVNNIIYQHLLKKGALAWAGYPNVDLTFVGLICYIGVIAAMVQILEMTLDRYFPALYNTLGIFLPLITVNCAILGGTLFMVERDYNFAESCVFGFGSGVGWALAIVALAGVREKMKYSDVPPGLRGLGITFITVGLMAMAFMAFSGIQL, encoded by the coding sequence ATGTTTGAACATTATCTGAGCCTGTTTATTAAATGTCTCTTTGTTGAAAACCTGGCGCTGGCTTTCTTCCTGGGAATGTGTACCTTTCTGGCGGTTTCCAAAAATGTGAAAACAGCCTTTGGTTTGGGGATTGCGGTTGTCGTGATTCAAACGATTACCGTTCCCGTGAATAATATCATCTATCAGCACCTGTTGAAAAAAGGAGCGCTGGCCTGGGCCGGTTATCCGAATGTCGATTTGACCTTCGTGGGACTGATCTGTTACATCGGCGTGATTGCGGCGATGGTTCAGATTCTGGAAATGACCCTCGATCGTTATTTCCCCGCACTCTATAACACTCTGGGGATTTTCCTCCCGCTAATTACTGTGAACTGTGCGATCCTTGGGGGAACCCTGTTTATGGTCGAGCGCGATTATAACTTTGCTGAAAGCTGTGTCTTCGGTTTCGGATCCGGGGTCGGTTGGGCTCTGGCAATTGTCGCCTTGGCAGGTGTTCGTGAAAAAATGAAATACAGTGATGTTCCGCCCGGATTACGCGGTCTGGGAATCACCTTTATCACCGTTGGTTTAATGGCGATGGCCTTTATGGCGTTCTCCGGAATTCAACTATAA
- a CDS encoding NADH:ubiquinone reductase (Na(+)-transporting) subunit D codes for MNSRQKEVLTGPILNNNPIALQILGICSALAVTTKMETALVMSIAVTLVTACSNAAVASIRLQIPSSIRIIVQMTIIASLVILVDQFLKAFAFGISKQLSVFVGLIITNCIVMGRAEGFAMKNEPGISFLDGIGNGLGYSAILMLVAFFRELFGSGSLFGVQLLKLSRDGGWYEANGLMLLPPSAFFIIGFAIWALRSWKTDQLEEA; via the coding sequence ATGAATTCAAGACAAAAAGAGGTCCTGACCGGGCCGATTTTGAATAACAATCCGATTGCTCTGCAGATTCTTGGAATTTGCTCAGCACTGGCGGTGACTACCAAGATGGAAACCGCACTCGTGATGAGTATCGCGGTGACGCTAGTGACCGCCTGCTCGAATGCTGCGGTCGCTTCGATTCGACTGCAGATTCCCAGCAGTATCCGTATCATTGTGCAAATGACGATTATTGCCTCACTGGTAATTCTGGTCGATCAGTTCCTGAAAGCATTTGCCTTCGGAATCAGTAAACAGCTCTCCGTATTCGTGGGACTGATCATCACGAACTGTATCGTGATGGGCCGGGCGGAAGGCTTCGCCATGAAAAACGAACCTGGAATCAGTTTCCTTGATGGGATTGGTAACGGACTGGGATATAGTGCGATTTTGATGCTGGTCGCTTTCTTCCGTGAACTGTTCGGATCAGGAAGCCTGTTCGGCGTACAACTCTTGAAACTAAGTCGTGACGGTGGCTGGTATGAAGCAAACGGTTTGATGCTATTGCCGCCCAGCGCATTTTTTATCATTGGCTTTGCCATCTGGGCATTGAGATCGTGGAAGACCGATCAACTGGAGGAGGCATAA
- a CDS encoding Na(+)-translocating NADH-quinone reductase subunit C: MSRDSIGFTFMVSAALCVACSILVSGAAVGLRGRQELNKENERKKNILSVAGLIKPGESADVRQIYEERVKGIIVDLNTGKVVTDDKELFPEPDQYDQKAAIDNPKMSMEIKPEDDIAGIGRRENYSWVYLINDENGKLTQYVLPVRGKGLWSTMWGFIALETDLTTVAGLTFYEQGETPGLGGEVDNPKWKAQWKGKEVYNKEFEPDIEVIKGSVNPESPKAIHEVDGLSGATITSRGVTHLLDFWLGDLGFRPYLENIREKGEKK, translated from the coding sequence ATGTCGCGTGATTCAATTGGATTCACATTTATGGTATCGGCCGCCTTGTGTGTGGCCTGCTCAATTCTCGTTTCCGGGGCTGCGGTCGGTTTACGTGGTCGCCAGGAACTGAATAAAGAGAACGAGCGTAAAAAAAACATCCTCTCGGTTGCCGGTTTGATCAAACCTGGTGAGTCTGCTGATGTCAGACAGATTTACGAAGAGCGGGTGAAAGGCATCATTGTCGATCTGAATACGGGAAAGGTCGTCACTGACGATAAAGAGCTGTTCCCAGAACCCGATCAATATGATCAGAAGGCAGCGATCGACAATCCCAAAATGAGCATGGAGATCAAGCCTGAAGATGACATCGCCGGGATCGGACGCCGCGAAAATTATTCGTGGGTCTATCTGATCAACGATGAGAACGGCAAGCTTACCCAATATGTTCTGCCCGTCAGAGGAAAAGGGCTCTGGTCCACGATGTGGGGGTTCATTGCACTGGAAACAGATTTAACGACAGTTGCCGGTTTGACGTTCTATGAACAGGGTGAAACTCCCGGTTTGGGGGGCGAGGTCGATAATCCCAAATGGAAAGCACAGTGGAAAGGCAAAGAAGTCTATAACAAAGAATTCGAGCCTGATATTGAAGTCATCAAAGGATCGGTGAATCCAGAATCTCCTAAAGCGATCCATGAAGTGGATGGACTCTCAGGGGCAACGATTACATCACGCGGCGTCACTCATCTGCTGGATTTCTGGCTGGGTGATTTAGGATTTAGACCTTATCTCGAAAACATTCGAGAAAAGGGGGAAAAGAAATAA
- a CDS encoding NADH:ubiquinone reductase (Na(+)-transporting) subunit B: MKPLRNLLDKLHPMFDKGGKFEKLYPLYEAQDTFLYTPGEVTHEASHVRDSIDLKRMMSMVIVALIPCVFMALYNTGYQANAAMGSLGVESVPGWRGSVMASLGVAPDANSMLSNLVHGGLYFFPVYLVCMAVGGIWEALFCIIRRHEINEGFLVTGMLFPLTLPPTIPLWQVALGISFGVVVGKEIFGGTGKNFLNPALTARAFLYFAYPAQIVGDTVWTAVDGFSGATSLGQLAVANPEVGMKAITNPIADGGLGISWMQAFMGQIQGSMGETSTFACLLGAVFLIFAGIGSWRVMAGVLAGSMGFSLFLWLAGSNTNAMFAMPPQWHLVVGGLAFGLVFMATDPVSAAMTDTGRWIYGILIGGMTILIRVINPAYPEGIMLAILFGNVFAPLIDYYVVQANIKRRLARNVA, translated from the coding sequence ATGAAGCCGTTACGAAATCTTCTTGATAAGTTACACCCCATGTTTGATAAAGGGGGAAAGTTCGAGAAGCTTTACCCGCTCTATGAAGCACAAGATACGTTTCTCTATACTCCGGGTGAAGTGACACACGAAGCGTCTCATGTGCGTGATTCCATCGATTTAAAACGCATGATGAGTATGGTGATTGTCGCTCTGATCCCGTGTGTTTTCATGGCACTCTACAATACGGGTTATCAGGCTAATGCCGCCATGGGTTCGTTGGGAGTTGAATCAGTGCCCGGTTGGCGCGGTTCCGTGATGGCATCTTTGGGTGTCGCTCCTGATGCCAACAGCATGCTTTCCAACCTGGTGCATGGCGGTCTCTATTTCTTCCCGGTCTACCTTGTGTGTATGGCTGTCGGGGGGATCTGGGAAGCTCTGTTCTGTATCATTCGTCGACATGAAATTAACGAAGGCTTTCTGGTCACCGGGATGCTGTTTCCTTTAACTCTGCCTCCCACGATTCCGCTCTGGCAGGTCGCTTTGGGAATCAGTTTTGGTGTGGTCGTCGGAAAAGAAATCTTCGGGGGAACCGGAAAGAACTTCCTGAACCCCGCTTTGACTGCACGTGCTTTTCTGTATTTTGCTTACCCCGCTCAAATCGTGGGTGATACTGTCTGGACTGCCGTTGACGGCTTCAGTGGTGCGACTTCACTCGGTCAGTTGGCAGTCGCCAACCCGGAAGTCGGCATGAAAGCGATTACCAACCCGATCGCCGATGGTGGTTTAGGGATTTCCTGGATGCAGGCTTTCATGGGACAGATTCAAGGCTCCATGGGGGAAACATCTACCTTCGCCTGTCTGTTGGGCGCTGTCTTCCTGATTTTCGCCGGCATCGGTTCCTGGCGGGTGATGGCCGGCGTACTCGCTGGCTCCATGGGCTTTTCGCTGTTTCTCTGGTTGGCTGGCAGCAATACAAATGCGATGTTCGCTATGCCGCCGCAATGGCATCTGGTTGTGGGGGGACTGGCTTTTGGTCTGGTCTTCATGGCGACCGATCCGGTTTCTGCGGCAATGACTGATACAGGACGATGGATTTACGGAATATTGATTGGTGGAATGACGATCCTGATTCGGGTCATCAATCCGGCGTATCCAGAGGGAATTATGTTGGCCATTCTGTTCGGGAATGTCTTCGCGCCTCTGATTGACTACTACGTTGTTCAAGCAAACATTAAAAGAAGGTTGGCGCGAAATGTCGCGTGA
- a CDS encoding Na(+)-translocating NADH-quinone reductase subunit A — translation MITIKKGLDLPIAGEPSALIENGPEVRSVALIGPDYVGMKPTLAVEVGDTVKKGQLLFSDKKTEGVIYTAPAAGKVTEINRGAKRAFQSMVIELQGDDEETFTSYGEGDLSNLTREQVQENLLQSGLWTSLRTRPYSRVPAPGSEPHSIFVTAIDTNPLAPPPEVVLSEEPRAFTQGLQVLHTLTSGKLFLCKAPGTNLPGCDLDFVSVEEFGGPHPAGLPGTHIHFLDPVSEKKTVWTINYQDVIAIGKLFATGKLCSERVVSIAGPVVKNPKVVRTIMGASLLDLTDGNLEEGDDRIISGSALSGRAAEGPFAYLGRYALQVTVLKEGHHRDFLGWMGPGFEKFSIVPVFASSWLGAGKKFPFTTSTEGSKRAMIPIGTYEKVMPLDILPTFLLRALITEDTEQAKELGCLELDEEDLSLCTFVCPGKYNYGSLLRHSLTKIEIEG, via the coding sequence ATGATTACAATTAAAAAAGGGCTGGATCTGCCGATTGCAGGCGAGCCTTCTGCTTTGATCGAAAACGGGCCGGAAGTTCGATCGGTTGCTCTGATTGGCCCTGATTATGTCGGCATGAAGCCGACTCTGGCTGTTGAAGTTGGCGATACCGTCAAAAAAGGCCAACTGCTTTTCAGTGATAAAAAGACCGAAGGTGTCATCTATACGGCTCCTGCAGCCGGGAAAGTCACCGAAATCAATCGTGGAGCAAAGCGAGCCTTTCAGTCGATGGTGATTGAGCTGCAGGGAGATGACGAGGAAACATTCACTTCCTATGGCGAAGGGGATCTCTCCAATCTGACACGCGAGCAGGTTCAAGAGAATCTGCTCCAATCCGGCTTGTGGACCAGTTTGCGAACACGCCCTTATAGTCGTGTGCCTGCTCCCGGTTCAGAACCGCATTCCATTTTTGTGACGGCGATCGATACGAATCCCTTAGCACCGCCTCCGGAAGTAGTTCTCAGTGAAGAACCCCGTGCGTTTACTCAAGGGTTGCAGGTATTGCATACTCTGACTTCAGGTAAACTCTTTCTCTGTAAAGCACCGGGAACGAACTTGCCCGGTTGCGATCTGGATTTTGTGTCTGTCGAAGAATTTGGTGGGCCGCATCCTGCTGGTTTGCCTGGGACTCATATTCATTTTCTGGATCCGGTCAGTGAAAAGAAAACAGTCTGGACCATCAATTACCAGGATGTGATTGCCATCGGGAAATTATTTGCGACAGGCAAACTGTGTTCTGAACGCGTCGTTTCCATTGCTGGCCCTGTCGTGAAAAATCCGAAAGTGGTCAGAACGATTATGGGAGCCAGCCTGCTGGATTTGACAGATGGGAATCTGGAAGAAGGCGATGATCGCATCATTTCTGGTTCTGCACTGTCCGGTCGTGCTGCAGAAGGCCCCTTTGCTTATCTCGGCCGCTACGCATTACAGGTGACAGTTCTGAAAGAAGGACATCATCGCGACTTTCTAGGTTGGATGGGACCAGGGTTCGAAAAATTCTCAATCGTTCCGGTGTTTGCCTCTTCCTGGTTGGGCGCAGGGAAAAAGTTTCCTTTCACCACATCTACCGAAGGTAGTAAGCGGGCGATGATTCCGATTGGGACTTACGAAAAAGTCATGCCTCTGGATATTCTGCCAACGTTTTTGTTACGGGCTTTGATTACCGAAGACACCGAGCAGGCAAAAGAACTGGGGTGCCTGGAATTAGATGAAGAAGATTTGTCGTTATGCACCTTTGTCTGCCCAGGAAAATATAACTATGGCTCGTTACTGCGTCATAGTTTGACAAAAATTGAAATTGAAGGTTAA
- a CDS encoding 3-keto-disaccharide hydrolase, translated as MLKKAKKAAHEKLAKLDLADSGSAADENKLTAAEKAAGWKLLFNGKNYQGWKCSNGKSIAAPIEDGALVPYKSGGYLIVYDKPFSDFEFKCDVKMPEECNSGIFFRVGDLKDPVQTGFEAQVLSGKGTGMHDFGAIYDLVAPAANQASAPGEWTNIEITCKGPHVSVAVNGKVVAKLNADEWTEPGKRLDGSKHKFKAAVKDFPRKGYIGFQDHGHKVWYKNVKLLEL; from the coding sequence GTGCTCAAGAAAGCAAAGAAAGCAGCTCACGAGAAACTGGCGAAACTCGATCTGGCCGACAGCGGATCTGCTGCCGATGAGAATAAGTTGACCGCTGCCGAGAAAGCCGCTGGCTGGAAACTGCTGTTTAACGGCAAGAATTATCAGGGCTGGAAGTGCAGTAACGGCAAATCAATCGCCGCTCCCATCGAAGATGGTGCTCTGGTGCCTTATAAGTCGGGCGGTTACTTGATTGTCTATGACAAACCGTTTAGCGATTTCGAATTCAAATGTGATGTCAAAATGCCGGAAGAGTGTAACTCTGGGATTTTCTTTCGTGTCGGTGATCTGAAGGATCCGGTTCAGACTGGCTTTGAGGCACAGGTGCTCAGCGGTAAAGGGACCGGCATGCATGATTTTGGTGCCATTTACGATCTGGTGGCTCCTGCAGCTAACCAGGCCAGTGCACCGGGAGAGTGGACGAATATCGAGATTACTTGCAAAGGTCCGCATGTTAGTGTCGCCGTGAATGGCAAGGTGGTTGCCAAGCTCAACGCGGATGAATGGACCGAACCTGGTAAGCGGCTGGATGGTTCTAAGCATAAGTTCAAAGCCGCCGTTAAGGATTTCCCAAGAAAGGGATACATTGGTTTTCAAGACCACGGACACAAAGTCTGGTATAAGAATGTAAAGTTGCTGGAGCTTTAA
- a CDS encoding sulfatase-like hydrolase/transferase, with product MIIDYRLVAVLLAFCCVSFTPSLLSAVEKQSPRPNIILCMTDDQGWGETSFNGHPILKTPHLDDMAASGLRFDRFYAAAPVCSPTRGSFLTGRHPNRFACFSWGHTLRPQEVTVAEAVKSVGYTTGHFGKWHLGSVQENSPVSPGNSGFDEWVSSPNFYENDPWMSHNGVVEQLKGESSRVTVDAALDFIKKADKNEKPFLAVIWFGNPHTPHEAVPELKSLYSKQDASFQNYFGEITGVDRAMGHLRQQLRDLGIAENTLLWFTSDNGPRPPRFKTEAARSQATGGLAGWKGNLWEGGIRVPSIVEWPAVIKKPETTNVPCGTIDIYPTVLQITGAKVSHQPHLDGVSLLPLMEGQKMARSKPMGFWTYPTKGHPKRSTDILLDLKSRQTPGQPNPKGPVPDADAASLATHYSKEDLPGAAAWIDGDFKLLKSVPKKGAPKFALYHLSQDKAEQQDLSKKDPERLKKMKAGLQGWQESVVDSLNGKDYAD from the coding sequence ATGATTATTGACTATCGACTTGTTGCTGTTTTACTGGCCTTTTGTTGTGTCAGCTTCACACCTTCTTTATTGAGTGCCGTAGAGAAGCAGTCTCCTCGTCCGAACATTATTCTCTGCATGACTGACGACCAGGGTTGGGGGGAAACCAGCTTTAATGGGCACCCCATTCTGAAAACGCCGCACCTGGATGATATGGCCGCAAGCGGACTGCGTTTTGATCGCTTTTATGCGGCGGCCCCTGTCTGCTCACCGACGCGAGGCAGTTTTCTGACAGGGCGACATCCAAATCGATTTGCCTGTTTCAGTTGGGGCCATACATTAAGGCCACAGGAAGTGACCGTGGCAGAAGCTGTCAAATCGGTTGGATATACGACTGGCCATTTCGGGAAATGGCATTTGGGATCGGTTCAGGAAAACAGCCCGGTTTCTCCCGGAAACAGCGGCTTTGACGAATGGGTATCGAGCCCTAACTTTTATGAGAATGATCCCTGGATGAGCCACAATGGAGTGGTGGAGCAGTTGAAAGGTGAGAGCTCGCGGGTCACCGTGGATGCTGCTCTCGATTTCATCAAAAAGGCAGATAAGAACGAAAAGCCGTTCCTGGCTGTGATCTGGTTTGGAAATCCGCATACACCCCATGAGGCGGTTCCGGAACTGAAATCCCTCTATTCAAAACAGGATGCCAGCTTTCAAAACTATTTCGGCGAAATCACTGGTGTCGATCGCGCCATGGGGCATTTGCGACAACAGTTGAGAGATCTGGGCATCGCTGAAAACACATTGCTCTGGTTTACCAGCGATAATGGACCTCGTCCTCCCAGGTTCAAAACAGAAGCAGCACGCTCTCAGGCAACCGGTGGTCTGGCAGGTTGGAAAGGCAATCTCTGGGAAGGGGGCATTCGTGTGCCCTCTATCGTTGAGTGGCCGGCTGTCATTAAAAAACCGGAAACAACCAATGTGCCTTGCGGGACGATTGATATTTATCCCACCGTCTTGCAGATTACTGGCGCCAAAGTTTCACATCAGCCTCACCTGGATGGCGTCAGTCTCTTACCGTTGATGGAAGGGCAGAAAATGGCACGTTCCAAGCCAATGGGATTCTGGACCTATCCGACAAAAGGGCACCCAAAACGCAGTACAGACATCTTACTCGATCTCAAAAGTCGGCAGACACCCGGGCAGCCCAACCCTAAAGGACCAGTTCCCGATGCGGACGCCGCCAGTTTGGCAACGCATTATTCGAAAGAGGACCTGCCGGGAGCAGCTGCCTGGATTGACGGTGATTTTAAGCTACTGAAGTCAGTACCCAAAAAAGGAGCACCGAAATTTGCTCTATACCACCTGTCACAAGATAAAGCGGAACAGCAGGACCTGTCCAAAAAAGATCCCGAGCGACTCAAGAAAATGAAAGCGGGATTGCAGGGTTGGCAGGAATCTGTGGTCGACAGTCTGAACGGGAAAGATTACGCCGATTGA
- a CDS encoding ROK family protein has product MKPTKDSGPYFVGVDIGGTNVKVGIVNDAGQTLAFTKTKTEVAKGVDAGLKNIYQAIDDALSDCHFTMDDIKAIGIATPGTMDIPGGKLVDPPNLPTWKGFPIRQVVCDHYSGKKTIYQNDANAAAYGEYWVGGAREAHSLVLWTLGTGIGCGIIIDEMIIEGRHSHGGECGHIVIQMTNGRLCDSGQYGTLEAYSGGKSLVRHCQELLDAGRPSILKEMLQEGNKLSPLLIAQAAERGDELSNELIMESAMCLGVGTTTLMHTIDPDIILFGGAVTFGGKDSELGQRFMNRIRQEAKTRAFKVPYENTIIDFAELGSDAGYIGVAGCARLACLKAEKK; this is encoded by the coding sequence ATGAAACCGACAAAAGATTCCGGGCCCTATTTTGTCGGCGTTGATATTGGTGGTACGAATGTCAAAGTTGGCATCGTCAATGACGCGGGGCAGACACTGGCTTTCACCAAGACAAAGACAGAAGTCGCCAAAGGCGTTGACGCCGGCTTAAAGAATATTTATCAGGCAATTGACGATGCCTTATCTGACTGTCATTTTACGATGGACGACATAAAAGCCATCGGAATTGCCACACCGGGTACCATGGACATCCCCGGCGGAAAACTGGTAGACCCTCCCAATCTTCCTACCTGGAAGGGATTTCCCATCCGCCAGGTGGTCTGTGATCATTATTCGGGAAAAAAGACGATCTATCAGAATGACGCGAATGCAGCCGCTTACGGAGAATATTGGGTTGGAGGCGCACGTGAAGCGCATAGTCTGGTACTCTGGACGCTGGGCACGGGCATTGGATGTGGTATTATTATAGATGAGATGATTATTGAAGGCCGCCATTCTCACGGGGGTGAATGTGGTCACATCGTCATCCAAATGACAAATGGGCGATTGTGTGATTCAGGGCAGTATGGCACACTCGAAGCTTATTCGGGTGGTAAATCACTGGTCCGCCACTGCCAGGAGCTTTTGGACGCAGGTCGCCCATCGATATTAAAGGAAATGTTACAGGAAGGGAACAAGCTGAGTCCTCTCTTAATCGCCCAGGCAGCAGAACGAGGGGACGAGTTATCAAACGAATTGATCATGGAATCTGCCATGTGTCTGGGAGTCGGCACCACGACTCTGATGCATACCATTGATCCGGACATAATTTTGTTTGGAGGGGCCGTGACGTTTGGAGGCAAAGACTCTGAACTGGGTCAGCGGTTTATGAATCGAATTCGTCAGGAAGCAAAAACGCGGGCATTTAAAGTCCCTTATGAGAATACCATTATCGACTTTGCCGAACTTGGCTCGGATGCCGGCTACATCGGCGTCGCCGGCTGTGCCCGACTGGCGTGCCTCAAAGCCGAGAAAAAATAA